The following coding sequences lie in one Carassius carassius chromosome 1, fCarCar2.1, whole genome shotgun sequence genomic window:
- the slc16a3a gene encoding monocarboxylate transporter 4-like, producing MGEVAVDDGTSEVKAPDGGWGWAVLFGCFVITGFSYAFPKAVSVFFEELIREFDVGYSDTAWISSILLAMLYGSGPLCSILVNQFGCRPVMLVGGLFASLGMVLASFATSIIHIYLCTGVITGLGMALNFQPSLIMLNQYFSEKRPLANGLAAAGSPVALCCLSPLGQVLQYEYGWRGGFLILGGILLNFCACGALMKPLAPPKTSATPGIENTPDDGNKKAKPKPKLLDFSVFGDLGFVIYTVAASIMVLGLFVPPVFVVSYAKELGNEDTKSALLLTIMGFTDIFARPTCGYIAGLQWVRPRCVYLFSIALILNGTTDLVGSLSKDYTSLVVFCIFIGISYGMVGALQFEVLMTIVGTEKFSSAIGLVLLLEATAVLIGPPSAGHLLDSTKKYMFVFLLAGVEVVVSALVLAICNLLFIKKKPEAPETATKNGETVQEKNHSSTSPIEESHKADGNSEKKAEDIIKDPKEVETVLKDKDEQNKNITCSPDTKL from the exons ATGGGTGAAGTGGCTGTGGATGATGGCACTAGTGAAGTGAAGGCCCCTGATGGTGGCTGGGGTTGGGCCGTGCTCTTCGGTTGCTTCGTCATCACAGGTTTCTCCTATGCTTTTCCCAAGGCTGTCAGTGTTTTCTTCGAGGAGCTGATAAGAGAGTTTGATGTGGGCTACAGTGACACAGCCTGGATCTCCTCCATCCTGTTGGCTATGCTTTATGGCAGTG GTCCTTTATGCAgcattttagtgaatcaatttGGATGCCGTCCAGTGATGTTGGTGGGTGGCCTCTTTGCATCGTTGGGAATGGTCTTGGCATCATTTGCCACAAGCATCATTCACATATACTTGTGTACAGGAGTCATTACAG GTCTTGGAATGGCTCTGAACTTTCAGCCGTCACTCATTATGTTAAATCAATATTTCAGTGAGAAGCGGCCGCTGGCTAACGGCCTGGCCGCTGCTGGGAGTCCAGTGGCTCTGTGCTGTCTGTCCCCTTTGGGGCAGGTCCTTCAGTATGAATATGGCTGGAGAGGGGGCTTCCTCATCTTGGGAGGGATCCTTCTGAACTTCTGTGCCTGTGGGGCTTTAATGAAGCCTTTGGCCCCGCCAAAGACCTCAGCGACCCCTGGGATTGAAAACACACCAGATGATGGTAACAAGAAAGCAAAGCCCAAGCCCAAGCTGCTGGACTTCAGTGTTTTCGGAGACCTGGGCTTTGTCATTTATACAGTCGCTGCCTCCATTATGGTGCTCGGTTTGTTTGTGCCTCCAGTGTTTGTGGTGAGCTATGCCAAAGAGTTGGGAAATGAAGATACAAAATCCGCCCTCCTGCTTACCATTATGGGTTTCACTGACATTTTCGCACGACCCACATGTGGCTACATCGCTGGACTCCAGTGGGTTCGCCCTCGATGCGTTTACCTCTTCAGTATCGCTCTCATACTCAATGGCACCACAGATCTGGTGGGCTCCCTGTCTAAAGACTACACCTCCCTGGTGGTGTTCTGCATCTTCATTGGCATCTCTTATGGCATGGTGGGAGCCTTGCAGTTCGAGGTTCTCATGACTATTGTGGGTACAGAGAAGTTCTCAAGCGCCATTGGTTTGGTTCTCCTGCTTGAAGCTACTGCTGTGCTGATTGGGCCTCCATCtgctg GTCATCTTTTGGACTCCACTAAGAAGTACATGTTTGTTTTCCTGCTGGCTGGGGTTGAGGTTGTGGTGTCAGCTTTAGTGCTGGCCATATGCAACTTACTGTTCATAAAGAAGAAGCCTGAGGCACCAGAGACTGCAACAAAAAATGGAGAGACAGTGCAGGAAAAGAATCACTCCAGTACATCACCTATAGAGGAGTCCCACAAGGCCGATGGAAACTCAGAAAAGAAAGCTGAGGATATTATAAAGGATCCAAAGGAAGTGGAAACAGTTCTTAAAGATAAAGATGAGCAGAATAAGAACATCACCTGTAGTCCAGACACCAAACTCTGA